AAACTGATTAAAAGGATGCTGTCCTCCAAATTTATATTGCAGCAGTTTGTCTGAAAAAATAAAGAGTGATTCTTTACTCATTGAGTGGCACCCACGTGTAAGGTAATAGAACGTCAAATCCTTGTTCCTTCAAAGCTTTCACTATGGGAGTCGGATTCATGGTTTGGACCCGAAAGACTAAGATTTTAAAAGATTCGTCCAGGTGGAATGGGTTGACTAGAACACTATGAATATTTACATTTAGGTCGCTTATGACTGCAGCTGCTTTGGACAACATACCAGCACGGTTTGGAACCTTTACTTCTATTTTTGATCCGGGCTGCAGGGCACCTGTTAACTGTAAAAAGGTATATAAAATATCGGTTTTGGTTACAATTCCAACCATTTTTTTGTTTGAAACAATAGGGATACAGCTAATTTGATTTTCATAGAAAAGACTAGCGACCTCTTCTACAAAATCAAGAGGATGAGCA
This genomic window from Bacillus oleivorans contains:
- a CDS encoding acetoin utilization AcuB family protein; amino-acid sequence: MIVEEVMKHEVWKLSPKDTIKKAIQLMDEKNIRHIPIEDEDGCIAGIISDRDIKEALSSDIGFPNNYSQILEHKLEQIMIKEVITAHPLDFVEEVASLFYENQISCIPIVSNKKMVGIVTKTDILYTFLQLTGALQPGSKIEVKVPNRAGMLSKAAAVISDLNVNIHSVLVNPFHLDESFKILVFRVQTMNPTPIVKALKEQGFDVLLPYTWVPLNE